A DNA window from Comamonas fluminis contains the following coding sequences:
- a CDS encoding nuclear transport factor 2 family protein, with product MSESAIAALQQRLELAEARLEIMDLEAEYARAWDAGDAAGWAAVFTEDGVFDLAAVGQGPRLVHTGRQELQAFCTQVDAFYKGLHFMHLPRLQIEGDTAQARVHFQWQGLFNASAQYFGQRTVVGYYDVTYQRVQGRWLMKHRLEKAVSGVTTEHYDVYQSVRPVQV from the coding sequence GTGAGTGAGAGCGCAATCGCTGCACTGCAGCAAAGACTGGAGCTGGCCGAGGCCCGTCTGGAAATCATGGATCTGGAGGCCGAATACGCCAGAGCCTGGGATGCCGGCGATGCAGCAGGCTGGGCCGCCGTGTTCACGGAAGATGGTGTGTTCGATCTGGCCGCCGTAGGTCAGGGGCCGCGTCTGGTGCATACGGGGCGCCAGGAGCTGCAGGCCTTTTGCACGCAGGTGGATGCGTTCTACAAAGGCCTGCACTTCATGCACCTGCCGCGCCTGCAAATTGAGGGCGATACGGCGCAGGCGCGGGTGCATTTCCAGTGGCAGGGCTTGTTCAACGCTTCGGCCCAGTACTTCGGGCAGCGCACCGTGGTCGGTTACTACGATGTGACCTACCAGCGGGTGCAGGGCCGCTGGCTGATGAAGCACAGGCTGGAAAAAGCCGTCAGCGGCGTGACGACCGAGCACTACGACGTGTATCAGTCCGTCAGACCTGTGCAGGTCTGA
- a CDS encoding PPK2 family polyphosphate kinase, translated as MNVYPFHSQHKALRKLWQQWQPGQPRDSRETREAGARTGAAAIDLASFDPSAKPFSSDKGKQHDKESVLKLATELDGIQNVFYADRRFKLLVILQGMDAAGKDGTLRGVFGQMTPLGVRTVGWKAPTETEKAHDYLWRIHQQMPGAGEIVVFNRSQYEDVLVPVVNEWITPEQQAQRYAHINDFERMLSETGTVIVKFMLHISKDEQRERLQERLDDPCKHWKFDEGDLKVRAQWDAYQQAYAQLLGATHTPWAPWTIVPADSKTHRNLMIATVLREVLNNLDLKYPPGAPALDKIKVK; from the coding sequence ATCAACGTCTATCCCTTCCACAGCCAGCACAAGGCGCTGCGCAAGCTGTGGCAGCAATGGCAACCCGGCCAGCCCCGCGATAGCCGTGAGACACGTGAAGCCGGGGCCAGAACTGGAGCCGCTGCGATTGACCTTGCTTCCTTTGACCCGTCGGCCAAGCCTTTTTCCTCGGACAAGGGCAAGCAGCACGACAAGGAAAGCGTGCTCAAGCTCGCCACCGAGCTGGATGGAATTCAGAACGTGTTCTACGCAGACCGCCGCTTCAAGCTGCTGGTCATCCTGCAAGGCATGGATGCCGCAGGCAAGGACGGCACACTGCGCGGCGTTTTTGGCCAGATGACGCCGCTGGGCGTGCGCACGGTGGGCTGGAAAGCGCCCACCGAGACCGAAAAAGCCCACGACTATCTGTGGCGCATTCACCAGCAGATGCCCGGCGCAGGCGAGATCGTGGTCTTCAACCGCAGCCAGTATGAGGATGTGCTGGTGCCCGTGGTCAACGAATGGATCACACCCGAACAGCAAGCCCAGCGCTATGCCCATATCAATGACTTCGAGCGCATGCTCAGCGAAACGGGCACGGTCATCGTCAAGTTCATGCTGCACATCAGCAAGGACGAGCAGCGCGAGCGCCTGCAGGAGCGCCTGGACGACCCATGCAAGCACTGGAAGTTTGACGAGGGCGACCTGAAAGTACGCGCCCAGTGGGACGCGTACCAGCAGGCCTATGCCCAGTTGCTGGGCGCCACGCACACGCCCTGGGCGCCGTGGACCATCGTGCCTGCAGACTCCAAAACCCACCGCAATCTGATGATTGCCACCGTGCTGCGCGAGGTACTGAACAACCTTGACCTGAAGTACCCGCCGGGTGCCCCTGCGCTGGACAAGATCAAGGTGAAATAA
- a CDS encoding LysR family transcriptional regulator: protein MPFAADQVPLFLAVLDAGSFSAAARQLGRVPSAVSMAIAQLEAELDLQLFDRRGREPVPTAAARALEPQARLLAEQLQQLNWQAQALHEGLEERLTLAIAPELLTTTWTEPLQTLVQEFPALPIEVLAAPQTDALELLHAGRAHLALVFERPAMDGREGFQEMGRETLVAVMSPQFTPWQQALAELGPQAQLSVEQLAATRQVLVASRDPQQTDPRFVFARQLWRTDSHQAALSLIHAGLAWGWLPRSLVQPHINTGMLQEIPVQNLSNGTTLFVDWVWSKERAQGLATRRFVQLLRERQADNC, encoded by the coding sequence ATGCCTTTTGCTGCAGACCAGGTTCCACTCTTTCTTGCCGTGCTCGATGCTGGCTCTTTCTCGGCTGCCGCGCGCCAGCTGGGGCGCGTGCCATCCGCCGTCAGCATGGCCATCGCCCAGCTGGAGGCCGAGCTGGACCTGCAGCTGTTCGACCGGCGCGGGCGCGAGCCTGTGCCCACCGCTGCCGCCCGTGCGCTGGAGCCGCAGGCCCGCCTGCTGGCAGAGCAATTGCAGCAGCTGAACTGGCAGGCCCAGGCCCTGCACGAAGGGCTGGAAGAGCGCCTGACACTGGCCATTGCCCCCGAGTTGCTGACCACCACCTGGACTGAGCCGCTGCAAACGCTGGTGCAAGAGTTTCCCGCCCTGCCCATCGAGGTGCTGGCCGCACCGCAAACCGATGCGCTGGAGCTGCTTCACGCGGGCCGCGCCCATCTGGCGCTGGTGTTTGAGCGGCCCGCCATGGACGGGCGCGAAGGCTTTCAGGAAATGGGGCGCGAAACGCTGGTGGCCGTCATGTCCCCGCAGTTCACGCCCTGGCAGCAGGCGCTGGCCGAATTGGGCCCGCAGGCCCAGCTATCGGTGGAGCAACTGGCCGCCACCCGCCAGGTGCTGGTAGCCAGCCGCGACCCGCAGCAAACCGACCCGCGTTTTGTCTTTGCGCGCCAGCTGTGGCGCACCGATAGCCACCAGGCGGCGCTGTCCCTGATTCACGCGGGCCTGGCCTGGGGCTGGCTGCCGCGCAGCCTAGTTCAGCCCCACATCAACACCGGCATGCTGCAGGAAATTCCGGTGCAAAACCTCAGCAACGGCACCACACTGTTTGTAGACTGGGTCTGGTCCAAGGAACGCGCACAAGGGCTGGCCACGCGCCGCTTTGTGCAACTGCTGCGCGAAAGACAAGCAGACAATTGCTGA
- a CDS encoding PACE efflux transporter, translating to MASASSSAASSSHIAAAAAPTQATGLQGPKRRILYVGLYETIAIIVSSLIFMAIGQKASDSGVMAVAASVIAICWNLTFNHLFEKWESRQSVKGRSVLRRVVHAVGFEGGIAAMLIPLMAWWFDISLWEAAVMEAGLLVFFMVYTFAFNWVFDRIFGLPASAQKLAE from the coding sequence ATGGCATCCGCTTCTTCTTCTGCCGCTTCTTCGTCTCACATCGCCGCCGCTGCTGCTCCCACCCAAGCCACAGGCCTGCAAGGCCCCAAGCGCCGCATTCTGTATGTCGGTCTGTACGAGACCATCGCCATCATCGTCTCCAGCCTGATTTTCATGGCCATTGGCCAGAAGGCCAGTGACTCCGGTGTCATGGCGGTAGCGGCATCTGTGATTGCCATTTGCTGGAATCTGACCTTCAACCATTTGTTTGAAAAATGGGAGTCGCGCCAGAGCGTCAAGGGTCGTTCCGTGTTGCGCCGTGTGGTGCATGCCGTTGGCTTTGAAGGCGGCATTGCTGCCATGCTGATTCCGCTGATGGCCTGGTGGTTTGATATCTCGCTGTGGGAAGCCGCAGTGATGGAAGCAGGCCTGCTGGTGTTCTTCATGGTTTACACCTTTGCCTTCAACTGGGTTTTTGACCGTATCTTTGGCCTGCCAGCATCGGCCCAGAAGCTGGCGGAGTAA
- the gltS gene encoding sodium/glutamate symporter: protein MNVTFGAYYTLIMAVLVLLLGKFMTRHIRFLRDFNIPEPVSGGLVVAVSIFILHQVTGLTVSFEGSLQSAFMLVFFSSIGLSANFGKLREGGSGLFIFLGVIVVFIAAQNAVGVGLATMLGLDPLIGLVAGSITLVGGHGTAGAWGSVLENEHGLTGATTLGIACATFGLVIGGLLGGPLAKRLITKNQLASPRTDDEQLSYSASTVPEGNEVANFESSNKAPRLITADAAVETLALFAGCMAFAEFMTAVTKGTAIQLPTFVWALGGGVVIRNVLDYVFGFKVFDRAIDVFGNASLSIYLAIALLSLKLWELTDLAGPLMIILAAQTLMLALYAAFITFRVMGKNYDAAVLAAGHCGFGMGATPTAVANMQAITNQYGPSHKAFLIVPLVGAFFIDIINAFVLQGFISLLR from the coding sequence ATGAACGTGACCTTTGGCGCGTACTACACACTCATCATGGCCGTCCTCGTGCTCTTGCTTGGCAAGTTCATGACGCGGCACATCCGCTTTTTGCGCGACTTCAATATTCCCGAGCCCGTCTCAGGTGGTCTGGTCGTGGCAGTCAGCATTTTCATCCTGCACCAGGTTACCGGTCTGACGGTGAGCTTTGAAGGCAGCTTGCAGTCGGCCTTCATGCTGGTGTTTTTCTCGTCGATTGGCCTGTCTGCCAACTTCGGCAAATTGCGCGAAGGCGGCTCGGGCCTGTTTATTTTCCTGGGCGTGATTGTCGTGTTCATCGCCGCACAAAATGCCGTGGGCGTGGGCCTGGCCACCATGCTAGGGCTGGACCCTCTCATTGGTCTGGTCGCAGGCTCCATCACCCTGGTCGGCGGGCACGGCACAGCAGGTGCCTGGGGTTCTGTGCTGGAGAACGAACACGGCCTGACCGGCGCCACCACGCTGGGCATTGCCTGCGCCACTTTTGGTCTGGTCATCGGCGGCCTGCTGGGTGGGCCGCTGGCCAAGCGCCTGATTACCAAGAACCAGCTGGCATCGCCGCGCACCGATGACGAGCAGTTGAGCTACAGCGCCAGCACGGTGCCTGAGGGCAACGAAGTTGCCAATTTCGAATCGTCCAACAAGGCGCCGCGCCTGATTACCGCCGATGCAGCCGTGGAAACACTGGCCCTGTTTGCAGGCTGCATGGCCTTTGCCGAATTCATGACGGCGGTGACCAAGGGCACCGCCATTCAGCTTCCCACCTTTGTCTGGGCGCTGGGCGGCGGTGTGGTGATTCGCAATGTGCTGGACTATGTGTTTGGCTTCAAGGTGTTTGACCGTGCCATTGACGTGTTTGGCAATGCCTCGCTGTCCATCTATCTGGCGATTGCGCTGCTGTCGCTCAAGCTGTGGGAGCTGACCGATCTGGCCGGCCCGCTGATGATCATTCTGGCCGCGCAAACCCTTATGCTGGCGTTGTATGCGGCCTTCATCACCTTCCGCGTGATGGGCAAGAACTACGACGCCGCGGTGCTGGCCGCTGGCCACTGCGGCTTTGGCATGGGCGCCACGCCCACGGCCGTTGCCAATATGCAGGCCATTACCAACCAGTACGGCCCCTCGCACAAGGCATTTCTGATCGTGCCGCTGGTGGGAGCCTTCTTCATCGACATCATCAACGCCTTCGTGCTGCAGGGCTTTATCAGTCTGCTGCGCTGA
- the metH gene encoding methionine synthase translates to MSAVTPSTAIPPMRLSGLEPVFIGDDTLFVNVGERTNVTGSKAFARLILNEQYEEALAVARQQVENGAQVIDVNMDEAMLDSKAAMVRFLNLIASEPDIAKVPVMVDSSKWEVIEAGLRCLQGKGIVNSISMKEGVDEFKKHAKLVKRYGAAAVVMAFDEKGQADTFARKTEICERAYRILVDEVGFAPEDIIFDPNIFAVATGIEEHNNYGVDFIEATRWIKQNLPGAKVSGGVSNVSFSFRGNDPVREAIHTVFLYHAIKAGMDMGIVNAGMVGVYDDLEPQLRERVEDVVLNRRPDAAERLLEIADSAKGAAKDDSKKLEWRGTPEHPKTVNERLSHALVHGITDFITEDTEEAYQKIVVQGGGRPLHVIEGPLMDGMNIVGDLFGAGKMFLPQVVKSARVMKQAVAHLVPYIEEEKRQQEAAGLDVSSKGKIVIATVKGDVHDIGKNIVTVVLQCNNFEVINMGVMVPCHEILARAKAEGADIIGLSGLITPSLEEMQYVAGEMDKDDYFRIKKIPLLIGGATCSRVHTAVKIAPKYDGPVVYVPDASRSVSVAQSLLGENKDNYLQEVQADYDKVRTQHANKKATPMWSLDKARANATPVDFAQHAPVVPRALGRKVFKNFDLAEIAQYIDWGPFFQTWDLAGPYPAILDDEIVGEQARKVFDDAKAMLKKIIEGRWLQANGVMGLFPANRVGDDIVFYTDESRTQVLSTWYGMRQQTEKQAIDGVMRPSRCLSDFVAPKDTGIADYAGMFAVTAGIGAEKKDKEFEAALDDYSGIMFKALADRLAEAFAECLHQRVRKDLWGYAAEENLSNEQLIKEQYQGIRPAPGYPACPDHTAKIDLFKVLQADEIGMTLTESLAMNPASSVSGFYIGNPDAVYFNVGQIGEDQLADMAARRDMDIEELRRFLAPNLG, encoded by the coding sequence ATGTCTGCTGTTACCCCTTCCACCGCCATTCCTCCCATGCGCCTGTCGGGCCTGGAGCCCGTGTTCATTGGCGACGACACGCTGTTCGTCAACGTGGGCGAGCGCACCAACGTCACCGGCTCCAAGGCCTTTGCGCGCCTGATCCTGAACGAGCAGTACGAAGAGGCCCTGGCCGTGGCCCGCCAGCAGGTGGAAAACGGCGCCCAGGTGATCGACGTGAACATGGACGAAGCCATGCTGGACAGCAAGGCCGCCATGGTGCGCTTTTTGAACCTGATTGCCTCCGAGCCCGACATCGCCAAGGTGCCGGTGATGGTGGACAGCTCCAAGTGGGAGGTGATCGAAGCCGGTCTGCGCTGCCTGCAGGGCAAGGGCATCGTCAACTCGATCTCCATGAAGGAAGGCGTTGACGAGTTCAAGAAGCACGCAAAACTGGTCAAGCGCTACGGCGCGGCTGCCGTGGTGATGGCCTTTGACGAAAAAGGCCAGGCCGACACCTTTGCGCGCAAGACCGAGATTTGCGAGCGTGCCTACCGCATCCTGGTGGATGAAGTGGGCTTTGCGCCCGAGGACATCATCTTCGACCCCAACATCTTTGCCGTGGCCACCGGCATCGAAGAGCACAACAACTACGGCGTGGACTTCATCGAAGCCACGCGCTGGATCAAGCAGAACCTGCCGGGCGCCAAGGTGAGCGGCGGCGTGTCCAACGTCTCTTTCTCCTTCCGTGGCAACGACCCGGTGCGCGAGGCGATTCACACCGTGTTCCTGTACCACGCCATCAAGGCGGGCATGGACATGGGCATCGTCAACGCCGGCATGGTGGGCGTGTACGACGATCTGGAACCCCAGCTGCGCGAGCGCGTGGAAGACGTGGTGCTGAACCGCCGCCCCGACGCTGCCGAGCGCCTGCTGGAGATTGCGGACAGCGCCAAGGGCGCCGCCAAGGACGACAGCAAAAAGCTGGAATGGCGCGGCACGCCGGAGCACCCCAAGACCGTCAACGAGCGCCTGTCACACGCGCTGGTGCACGGCATTACCGACTTCATCACCGAAGATACGGAAGAGGCTTACCAGAAAATCGTGGTGCAGGGCGGTGGCCGCCCGCTGCACGTGATTGAAGGGCCGTTGATGGATGGCATGAACATCGTGGGTGACCTGTTTGGCGCCGGCAAGATGTTCCTGCCCCAGGTGGTGAAATCCGCCCGCGTGATGAAGCAGGCCGTGGCCCATCTGGTGCCTTACATCGAAGAAGAAAAGCGCCAGCAGGAAGCTGCGGGCCTGGATGTGAGCAGCAAGGGCAAGATCGTGATCGCCACCGTCAAGGGCGATGTGCACGACATCGGCAAGAACATCGTTACCGTGGTGCTGCAGTGCAATAACTTTGAAGTCATCAACATGGGCGTGATGGTGCCCTGCCACGAGATCCTGGCGCGCGCCAAGGCCGAGGGCGCAGACATCATTGGCCTGTCCGGCCTCATCACCCCCAGCCTCGAAGAGATGCAGTACGTGGCGGGCGAGATGGACAAGGACGACTACTTCCGCATCAAGAAGATTCCGCTGTTGATCGGCGGCGCCACCTGCTCGCGCGTGCACACGGCCGTGAAGATTGCGCCCAAGTACGACGGCCCGGTGGTCTATGTGCCCGATGCTTCGCGCTCCGTCAGCGTGGCGCAAAGCCTGCTGGGCGAGAACAAAGACAACTACCTGCAGGAAGTGCAGGCCGACTACGACAAGGTACGCACCCAGCACGCCAACAAAAAAGCCACACCCATGTGGTCGCTGGACAAGGCCCGCGCCAACGCCACGCCGGTCGATTTTGCGCAGCACGCGCCCGTGGTGCCCCGCGCTTTGGGCCGCAAGGTGTTCAAGAACTTTGATCTGGCCGAGATCGCCCAGTACATCGACTGGGGCCCGTTCTTCCAGACCTGGGATTTGGCTGGCCCTTACCCCGCCATCCTCGACGACGAGATCGTGGGCGAGCAGGCCCGTAAGGTGTTTGACGACGCCAAGGCCATGCTCAAAAAGATCATCGAAGGCCGCTGGCTGCAGGCCAATGGCGTGATGGGCCTGTTCCCCGCCAACCGCGTGGGTGACGACATCGTGTTCTACACCGACGAATCGCGCACGCAGGTGCTCTCCACCTGGTACGGCATGCGCCAGCAGACCGAAAAGCAGGCGATTGATGGCGTAATGCGCCCCAGCCGCTGCCTGAGCGACTTTGTGGCCCCTAAGGACACCGGCATTGCGGACTACGCCGGCATGTTTGCCGTCACCGCCGGCATTGGCGCCGAAAAGAAGGACAAGGAATTTGAAGCTGCGCTGGACGACTACAGCGGCATCATGTTCAAAGCCCTGGCCGACCGTCTGGCCGAAGCCTTTGCCGAATGCCTGCACCAGCGCGTGCGCAAGGACTTGTGGGGCTACGCGGCTGAGGAGAACCTCAGCAACGAGCAACTCATCAAGGAACAGTACCAGGGCATCCGCCCTGCGCCCGGCTACCCCGCCTGCCCGGACCATACGGCCAAGATCGACCTGTTCAAGGTGCTGCAGGCCGACGAAATCGGCATGACGCTGACGGAGAGCCTGGCCATGAACCCGGCCTCCAGCGTCAGCGGTTTCTACATCGGCAACCCCGATGCCGTGTACTTCAACGTGGGCCAGATCGGCGAAGACCAGCTGGCCGACATGGCGGCACGCCGCGATATGGATATTGAAGAGCTGCGCCGCTTCCTGGCGCCGAATTTGGGCTGA
- a CDS encoding HEPN domain-containing protein translates to MQATHTALKERHRAIRDGMPEALNLRIHRSLSWLHRASQCHDDVDARFIFLWIAFNAAYAQEIPRGQHLSQQESFRSFLHKLDGLDTRKQLHTLVWNTFSGPIRVLLDNPYVFESFWSHQRGEIDATTWQERFAAGKRKAAILLAQSQTPELLGLVFQRIYTLRNQLMHGGATWNSQINRAQVQDCSNIMGQLVPVVIDLMMSNPDTIWGDACYPVVNS, encoded by the coding sequence ATGCAGGCCACACACACCGCACTCAAAGAACGCCACCGCGCCATACGTGATGGCATGCCGGAAGCACTCAATCTGCGCATTCACCGCTCGCTCAGCTGGCTGCACCGCGCCAGCCAGTGCCATGACGATGTGGACGCGCGCTTTATCTTTCTGTGGATTGCCTTCAACGCTGCATACGCACAGGAAATCCCGCGCGGCCAGCACCTGTCGCAGCAGGAGAGCTTTCGCAGCTTTTTGCACAAGCTCGACGGGCTCGACACCCGCAAGCAGCTCCACACCCTGGTCTGGAACACCTTCAGCGGCCCCATTCGCGTGCTGCTGGACAACCCCTATGTCTTCGAATCCTTCTGGAGCCACCAGCGCGGTGAAATCGACGCAACCACCTGGCAGGAACGCTTTGCCGCTGGCAAACGCAAAGCCGCCATCCTGCTGGCACAAAGCCAGACGCCCGAGCTGCTGGGCCTGGTCTTTCAGCGCATCTACACCTTGCGCAACCAGCTCATGCACGGCGGCGCCACCTGGAACAGCCAGATCAACCGCGCCCAGGTGCAGGACTGCTCCAACATCATGGGACAACTTGTGCCGGTGGTGATTGATCTGATGATGTCCAACCCGGACACGATCTGGGGGGATGCCTGCTATCCCGTGGTGAATAGCTAA
- the cls gene encoding cardiolipin synthase — MTWLLLTLHVLLITGFGLRILLRRDMRPDVRLAWLLVMVLLPYVSCALYYFFGEVALGRVPSRKRLNVQEFCQAHGSSVAADRPSATPSAGTTSIPARWQPAFRYASSINGFEALPGHLAELMRDGDHARAQLIADMDAAQREINVLYYIWLEDETGTHVAQALMRAAQRGVTCRAMVDGLGSRALVRSPLWKQMQQSGVHLSVALPINRPLTIMLTSRLDLRNHRKITLIDERITYIGSQNCADEAFRVKPRYAPWIDIMLRMQGPVVAQMQQTFASDWAQSQTAVEPPSIAPAQAGEQGFHAIGIAEGPTERPRATPQLVANLLAGAHREVLISTPYFVPDTTVLDALCSAALRDVQVTLILPARNDSWIVGAVSHSHYWRLLRAGVQIHEFQPGLLHAKTLCLDGEVSFIGSTNLDLRSFDLNFENNVLLYDTVTTQAIRERQQSYIQQSQQVTLEQVMKTPVHKRIWSNLLSALSPVL, encoded by the coding sequence ATGACCTGGCTGCTACTGACTCTTCATGTGTTGTTGATTACGGGCTTTGGCCTGCGCATTCTGCTGCGCAGAGACATGCGCCCCGATGTGCGCCTGGCATGGCTGCTGGTGATGGTGCTGCTGCCCTATGTGAGCTGCGCGCTGTATTACTTCTTTGGCGAAGTCGCTCTGGGCCGTGTGCCCAGCCGAAAGCGGCTCAATGTGCAGGAATTCTGCCAGGCGCACGGCAGCAGCGTGGCGGCAGACAGGCCCTCTGCCACACCCAGCGCAGGCACAACCTCGATTCCTGCACGGTGGCAGCCAGCGTTTCGCTATGCATCGTCCATCAACGGCTTTGAGGCATTGCCCGGCCATCTGGCCGAGCTGATGCGCGATGGCGACCACGCCCGCGCGCAACTCATTGCCGACATGGATGCAGCCCAGCGCGAAATCAATGTGCTGTACTACATCTGGCTGGAAGACGAAACCGGCACCCATGTGGCCCAGGCACTGATGCGCGCCGCACAGCGCGGCGTCACCTGCCGCGCCATGGTCGATGGACTGGGCTCTCGCGCACTGGTGCGCTCGCCCCTGTGGAAGCAGATGCAGCAAAGCGGCGTACACCTCAGCGTAGCCCTGCCCATCAACCGCCCGCTGACCATCATGCTCACCAGCCGGCTGGATCTGCGCAACCACCGCAAGATCACGCTGATCGACGAGCGCATCACCTATATCGGCAGCCAGAACTGCGCTGACGAGGCCTTTCGCGTCAAACCCCGCTACGCCCCCTGGATCGACATCATGCTGCGCATGCAAGGCCCCGTCGTGGCCCAGATGCAGCAGACCTTTGCCAGCGACTGGGCGCAGTCGCAGACCGCCGTCGAGCCCCCATCCATCGCACCGGCTCAGGCCGGTGAGCAAGGCTTTCACGCCATTGGCATTGCCGAAGGCCCCACAGAGCGCCCCCGGGCCACGCCCCAGCTTGTGGCGAACCTGCTGGCCGGTGCGCACCGTGAAGTGCTCATCTCCACGCCCTACTTTGTTCCAGACACCACGGTGCTGGATGCCCTGTGTTCTGCCGCACTGCGCGATGTGCAGGTCACCCTCATCCTGCCTGCGCGCAATGACTCCTGGATCGTCGGCGCCGTCAGCCACAGCCACTACTGGCGCCTGCTCAGGGCCGGGGTGCAGATTCACGAATTTCAGCCCGGCCTGCTGCACGCAAAAACGCTGTGTCTGGATGGCGAAGTGAGCTTTATCGGTTCCACCAATCTGGACCTGCGCAGCTTCGATCTGAACTTTGAAAACAATGTGCTGCTGTATGACACTGTCACCACGCAAGCGATACGCGAACGCCAGCAAAGCTATATCCAGCAATCGCAGCAGGTGACGCTGGAGCAAGTGATGAAGACACCGGTGCACAAACGCATCTGGAGCAATCTTCTCAGCGCCTTGAGCCCTGTGCTGTGA
- a CDS encoding ammonium transporter: protein MELVPLTAIDKADTAWVMTSAALVLLMTLPGIALFYAGLVRRKNVVNTMAAVFAVACIVALTWFGIGYSLAFAADSPWLGNLSRAWFASLHFDAKRNVLAVSHLAPHLPEAAYALFQAAFAIITTSLIVGAVVERMRFAAVLLFAALWSVLVYAPVAHWVWEGGGWLNQLGALDFAGGAVVHVNAGVAALVCACVLGKRHGYGAEAFEPHSLGWTAMGTALLLFGWFGFNAGSALSADGRAALAFVVTLVAAAAGGLSWMLMEWFKRGAPTLLGLLSGMVGGLVAITPAAGFVQVSSALWIGLIAGAVCYWGATWLKRRLGADDSLDVFGVHGVGGIAGSLLTAVFADPLMAGTGATVLNQLVAVLAVAAYSAVGTLLVLALIRLLMPLRVGSAQEREGLDISLHLERQH, encoded by the coding sequence ATGGAATTGGTGCCATTGACTGCCATAGACAAGGCAGATACCGCGTGGGTCATGACTTCTGCAGCGCTGGTGCTGCTGATGACGCTGCCGGGGATTGCACTGTTTTACGCGGGGCTGGTGCGCCGCAAGAACGTGGTCAACACCATGGCCGCCGTGTTTGCGGTGGCGTGCATTGTGGCGCTGACCTGGTTTGGCATCGGTTACTCGCTGGCATTTGCGGCCGATTCGCCCTGGCTGGGCAATCTGAGCCGGGCCTGGTTTGCCTCTTTGCACTTCGATGCCAAACGCAATGTGCTGGCGGTCAGCCATCTGGCTCCGCACCTGCCTGAAGCGGCCTATGCATTGTTTCAGGCGGCGTTCGCCATCATCACCACTTCGCTGATTGTCGGCGCCGTGGTGGAGCGCATGCGCTTTGCTGCGGTGCTGCTATTTGCGGCGCTGTGGAGCGTGCTGGTCTATGCACCAGTTGCGCACTGGGTCTGGGAAGGTGGTGGCTGGCTGAACCAGCTTGGTGCACTGGATTTTGCGGGCGGTGCTGTGGTGCACGTCAACGCGGGCGTTGCAGCGCTTGTGTGCGCCTGTGTGCTGGGCAAAAGGCATGGTTATGGCGCCGAGGCTTTTGAGCCCCACAGCCTGGGCTGGACGGCCATGGGCACGGCGTTGCTGCTTTTTGGCTGGTTTGGCTTCAATGCAGGCTCAGCCCTGTCGGCCGATGGGCGTGCGGCGCTGGCCTTTGTGGTCACGCTGGTGGCTGCGGCCGCAGGCGGGCTGTCCTGGATGCTGATGGAGTGGTTCAAACGCGGTGCACCGACCTTGCTGGGCCTGCTCTCGGGCATGGTGGGTGGCCTGGTAGCCATCACCCCTGCAGCAGGTTTTGTGCAGGTCAGCAGTGCCCTGTGGATTGGACTGATTGCAGGCGCCGTCTGCTACTGGGGTGCGACCTGGCTCAAGCGCCGCCTGGGGGCGGATGACTCGCTTGATGTGTTTGGTGTGCATGGGGTGGGTGGCATTGCAGGCTCCTTGCTGACGGCTGTGTTTGCCGACCCCTTGATGGCTGGCACCGGTGCCACCGTGCTCAACCAGCTGGTTGCCGTGCTGGCTGTGGCGGCCTACAGCGCTGTGGGCACGCTGCTGGTGCTGGCCCTGATTCGTTTGCTGATGCCGCTGCGGGTGGGCTCTGCACAGGAGCGGGAGGGGCTGGACATCAGCCTGCATCTGGAGCGGCAGCACTGA